A single Roseinatronobacter monicus DNA region contains:
- a CDS encoding SURF1 family protein: MIIPALFGLVGTAMLVALGLWQLDRADQKAALIAELETRIFDSPVDLPQQLDPDQHRYLPVEVEGRFLPQHVFVLSAQKAAGPGFHLVQAFETAEGRRILVERGYLPESARAGLSIPSDDTTRLAGNLHWPRDINQHTPDYDAGRNLLFGRDVAEMASLLDTEEVHLVLRAAQPSDPAITPVPVYDVTIPDPHLGYAVQWFLMAVAWVGMTVFFLWRIRTQRD, from the coding sequence ATGATAATTCCAGCCCTGTTCGGATTGGTCGGCACGGCTATGCTCGTCGCCTTGGGCCTGTGGCAACTGGACCGCGCCGATCAGAAAGCCGCGCTGATCGCAGAGTTGGAAACCCGCATATTCGATTCCCCGGTAGACCTGCCGCAGCAGCTTGACCCGGACCAGCACCGCTATCTGCCAGTCGAGGTGGAGGGCAGGTTCTTGCCGCAGCATGTGTTCGTGCTGTCGGCACAAAAAGCCGCTGGCCCCGGCTTTCATCTGGTGCAGGCTTTTGAAACGGCAGAGGGGCGGCGCATTCTGGTGGAACGCGGCTATCTGCCCGAAAGCGCGCGCGCGGGTCTGAGCATCCCATCAGATGACACCACACGCCTTGCGGGCAATCTGCACTGGCCCCGCGACATAAATCAGCACACACCCGACTATGACGCAGGGCGCAATCTGTTGTTCGGGCGGGACGTGGCCGAGATGGCTTCTTTGCTGGACACGGAAGAAGTGCATCTGGTGCTGCGCGCGGCCCAGCCCTCGGACCCTGCCATTACCCCTGTCCCTGTCTATGATGTCACCATCCCCGACCCGCATCTGGGTTACGCAGTGCAATGGTTTTTGATGGCAGTTGCATGGGTGGGGATGACAGTTTTCTTTCTGTGGCGTATCAGAACGCAACGCGACTGA